A genomic window from Solanum dulcamara chromosome 11, daSolDulc1.2, whole genome shotgun sequence includes:
- the LOC129874549 gene encoding protein LIKE COV 1-like — protein sequence MATPRPDKELELLIPMGGIENINATHFKSSSPSHSPNVPSSSRSHHSSGKEAFSKVIRSWTWKKFISGCVILFPIAITFYITWWFIHFVDAFFSPIYNQLGINVFGLGFVTSMTFIFFVGVFMSSWLGASLLSFGEWFIKKMPLMSYIYSASKQISSAISPDKTSHAFKEVAIIRHPRLGEYAFGFITSTVILHKNTGAEELCCVYVPTNHLYLGDIFLVNSKDIMRPNLSVREGIEIVISGGMAVPKVLNIQEVQSILSPRVGKFAVRQV from the exons ATGGCGACGCCAAGACCAGATAAAGAATTAGAGCTTTTGATACCAATGGGAGGCATTGAGAATATTAATGCCACTCACTtcaaatcttcttctccttctcattCCCCCAATGTTCCTTCTTCTTCTAGGTCTCATCACTCCTCTGGAAAAGAG GCATTTAGCAAAGTTATTCGTAGCTGGACTTGGAAAAAGTTCATCAGCGGATG TGTCATCTTATTTCCCATAGCCATAACTTTTTACATCACCTGGTGGTTCATTCATTTCGTGGATGCGTTCTTTTCTCCGATCTATAATCAGCTTGGAATCAATGTATTTG GCCTTGGATTTGTTACCTCCATGACTTTCATCTTCTTCGTTGGGGTGTTCATGTCCTCGTGGTTAGGTGCATCTCTTCTTAGTTTTGGAGAGTGGTTCATCAAAAAAATGCCCCTCATGAGCTACATCTACTCTGCCTCCAAGCAAATTAGCTCAGCAATTTCACCAG ATAAGACTTCACATGCCTTCAAAGAAGTGGCCATAATAAGGCATCCGCGCCTTGGTGAATATGCATTTGGCTTCATCACTTCAACTGTCATACTTCACAAGAATACAGGTGCAGAGGAACTCTGCTGTGTTTATGTGCCGACTAATCACCTCTACCTTGGAGATATATTTCTTGTGAATTCTAAAGACATTATGAGGCCCAATCTCTCTGTTCGAGAGGGGATAG AAATTGTTATATCCGGGGGCATGGCTGTACCAAAGGTACTGAACATACAGGAAGTGCAATCCATTTTATCTCCAAGAGTTGGAAAATTTGCAGTTCGACAAGTTTGA
- the LOC129875205 gene encoding ATP-dependent DNA helicase DDM1-like — MVADEGVKDKTVVDSPVSVLEDDDTCKEELAVKLEEEVFFDPENGDATYIPGSMAKEEEMLIRARAKEEEEQLNKLKEAPILNDTQFTKLDELLTQTQLYSEFLLEKMDNITTTNVIEDEEKSSKENKKGRGSKRKATTSYNNNKAKRAVAAMLTRSKEDVPIEDATLTEEERFEKEQAELVPLLTGGKLKSYQLKGVKWLISLWQNGLNGILADQMGLGKTIQTIAFLAHLKGNGLDGPYLIIAPLSTLSNWLNEMERFVPSINAIIYHGDKKQRDEIRMKHMPRTIGPKFPFVITSYEIAMSDARKFLRHYSWKYLVVDEGHRLKNSKCKLFKELKLLPIENKLLLTGTPLQNNLAELWSLLNFILPDIFSSHDEFESWFDLSGKFSNESEKEEMEERRRAQVVAKLHAILRPFLLRRLKVDVEQMLPRKKEIILYATLTDYQKKFQEHLINRTLEGYLIENVSTGNGFKGRLNNLMIQLRKNCNHPDLLESIFNGSNFFPPVEQIVEQCGKFRLLDRLLSKLFAREHKVLIFSQWTRVLDIMDYYFSERGFDVCRIDGSVKLDERKRQIKEFNDVCSKYRIFLLSTRAGGLGINLTAADTCILYDSDWNPQMDLQAMDRCHRIGQTKPVHVYRLSTALSVEGRILKRAFSKLKLEHVVIGKGQFKQERSKPSMDVKDVTEEEELLSLLKDQDSEEDKLVQTDVSDEDLERILDRSDLLIHPPSGEDGNTESCVNVLPLKGPGWEVVIPTATGGMLSTLNS; from the exons ATGGTGGCCGATGAAGGAGTGAAGGACAAGACAGTTGTGGACTCTCCTGTTTCTGTCCTCGAAGATGAT GATACCTGCAAAGAGGAGTTGGCTGTCAAGTTGGAGGAAGAAGTATTTTTTGACCCAGAAAATGGGGATGCCACTTATATACCTGGAAGCATGGCCAAGGAGGAAGAAATGTTGATAAGAGCACGGGCAAAGGAGGAAGAGGAACAGCTAAATAAACTGAAGGAAGCGCCCATCTTGAATGACACTCAATTTACCAAGCTGGATGAACTTCTTACCCAGACACAGCTTTACTCTGAGTTTCTACTGGAGAAGATGGATAACATCACAACAACG AATGTGATAGAAGATGAAGAGAAAAGCAgtaaagaaaacaagaaaggcCGTGGCTCAAAACGGAAGGCAACCACAAGCTACAACAAT AACAAAGCCAAAAGAGCTGTTGCTGCCATGCTTACTAGATCTAAAGAAGATGTTCCTATAGAAGATGCAACCCTTACAGAGGAAGAGAGATTCGAGAAAGAGCAGGCAGAACTTGTGCCCTTGCTGACTGGTGGGAAGTTGAAATCTTATCAACTGAAAGGTGTCAAGTGGTTGATTTCATTATGGCAAAATGGATTGAATGGTATTCTAGCAGATCAAATGGGACTTGGAAAGACAATTCAAACAATAGCTTTTCTTGCTCATTTGAAGGGGAATGGGTTGGATGGTCCCTATTTGATCATTGCTCCCCTGTCTACACTTTCAAATTGGTTGAATGAGATGGAAAG GTTTGTGCCCTCAATCAATGCAATCATCTATCACGGTGACAAGAAACAGAGGGATGAGATAAGGATGAAGCACATGCCTAGGACCATAGGTCCCAAATTTCCCTTTGTAATTACGTCTTATGAAATTGCAATGAGTGACGCTAGGAAATTCCTAAGGCACTACAGTTGGAAATATCTTGTGGTGGATGAG gGACATAGGCTAAAGAACTCAAAATGCAAACTGTTCAAAGAATTGAAGCTGTTGCCGATTGAAAACAAGCTTCTATTAACTGGAACCCCTCTGCAGAATAACTTAGCTGAGCTGTGGTCCTTGTTAAACTTCATTTTACCGGATATATTCTCATCCCATGATGAATTTGAGTCATG GTTTGATCTGTCTGGCAAGTTCAGCAATGAATCTGAAAAAGAAGAGATGGAAGAAAGAAGGAGAGCGCAa GTGGTGGCAAAACTCCATGCAATATTACGCCCTTTTCTCCTAAGGAGGCTGAAAGTGGATGTTGAGCAAATGCTTCCTCGTAAGAAGGAGATAATTTTGTATGCCACCCTGACTGATTACCAGAAAAAGTTCCAGGAACACCTAATTAATAGGACGCTGGAGGGCTATTTGATTGAGAATGTGTCCACTG GGAATGGATTTAAAGGAAGGCTTAATAACTTAATGATTCAACTTCGCAAGAATTGCAACCATCCTGACCTCTTGGAGTCTATCTTCAACGGCTCTA ATTTTTTTCCACCTGTGGAACAAATAGTTGAGCAATGTGGCAAGTTTCGCTTGCTGGACAGGCTGTTATCAAAGCTTTTTGCTCGCGAACACAAG GTTTTGATATTCTCTCAGTGGACTAGAGTACTAGACATAATGGACTATTATTTTAGTGAAAGGGGATTTGATGTTTGTAGAATTGATGGCAGCGTGAAATTGGATGAAAGAAAAAGACAG ATCAAGGAGTTCAATGATGTTTGCAGCAAGTACAGGATATTTCTTCTTAGCACTAGAGCTGGTGGCCTTGGTATCAATCTCACTGCTGCTGATACCTGTATTTTATATGACAGTGACTGG AATCCTCAAATGGATCTACAAGCAATGGATCGGTGTCATAGAATTGGTCAGACTAAACCTGTTCATGTTTACCGGCTTTCAACAGCTTTGTCTGTGGAG GGTCGAATCCTCAAAAGAGCTTTTAGCAAGTTGAAGCTTGAGCATGTGGTTATCGGAAAAGGACAATTCAAGCAGGAAAGGAGTAAACCTTCCATGGATGTTAAGGATGTTACAGAG GAGGAGGAGTTGTTGTCTCTCTTGAAAGATCAAGATAGTGAGGAGGACAAGTTGGTGCAGACAGATGTCAGTGATGAAGATCTGGAGAGGATTTTAGACCGTAGTGATCTACTTATCCATCCTCCTTCAGGAGAAGATGGAAACACTGAATCGTGTGTTAATGTCCTGCCTCTCAAAGGACCTGGTTGGGAAGTAGTTATTCCAACTGCAACTGGAGGAATGCTTTCTACCCTCAACAGCTGA